From Jeotgalibacillus haloalkalitolerans:
CCCGATTGCTAAGCTTGCAGCAAAAATTGCTACAGGCCTTACACTTAATGAGATGATTAACCCGGTAACAGGTACATCATACGCATGCTTTGAACCGGCACTGGACTATGTAGTTACTAAGATTCCAAGATGGCCATTTGATAAGTTTGAGTCGGCAAAGCGTAATCTTGGTACTCAAATGAAAGCAACAGGTGAAGTGATGGCAATCGGGCGTACGCTTGAAGAATCTCTTCTGAAGGCAGTCCGTTCACTTGAGAACAACGTCTACCACCTGGAAATTGAGCAGAATGATGCTGAGTGGGTCGAACGCAGAATCAGAAAAGCAGGGGATGAACGTTTGTTTTATATCGGTGAAGCACTCCGTATGGGCGTTTCAATAAAAGAGATCCATGACTGGAGTAAAATTGATTTCTTCTTCCTGAATAAGATGAACAACATCGTTCAATTTGAAAAAGTGCTTCGTGAAGACCAGTCATATGAAGCATTATATAAAGCGAAAAGAATGGGCTTCAGTGATAAAACAATTGCTGCTTTGTGGAACATGTCTGAAGAAGACGTCTATAACAGAAGAAAAGCAGAAGGGTTAATGCCGGTCTACAAGATGGTTGATACTTGTGCAGCTGAATTTGAATCTGAAACACCATACTTTTACGGTACTTATGAAGATGAAAATGAGTCTGTCGTCAGCAGCCGTAAGAAAGTCATTGTATTAGGATCAGGTCCAATCAGAATCGGACAGGGTGTGGAGTTTGACTATGCTACTGTTCACTCAGTATGGGCAATTAAAGAAGCCGGCTATGAAGCGATCGTCATCAATAGTAACCCTGAAACCGTATCGACGGACTTCTCAATTTCGGACAAGCTCTACTTTGAGCCGTTAACACTGGAAGACGTCATGCATGTCATTGACCTTGAAAAGCCGGAGGGAGTCGTTGTACAGTTTGGCGGACAGACTGCGATTAACCTGGCAGATGGTCTTTCTAAAAGAGGCGTGAAAATTCTTGGCACATCGCTTGAAGATGTGGATCGTGCAGAAAACAGAGATGAATTTGAAAAAGCTCTGAAAACGCTTAGTATCCCGCAGCCTGAAGGAAAAACAGCTGTATCAGAAGAGCAGGCAGTCGTTATTGCGGGTGAAATCGGATATCCGGTACTTGTCCGTCCATCGTATGTACTGGGCGGCCGTGCAATGGAAATCGTCTATCATGAAGAGGAACTTCGTCAATACATGAATACAGCAGTAAAAGCCAGTCCGGAACACCCTGTGTTAATCGACCGCTATCTGACTGGTAAAGAGATTGAGGTAGATGCGATCAGTGACGGAGAAACAGTATGTATTCCGGGGATCATGGAGCATATTGAGCGCGCAGGCGTTCACTCAGGGGATTCAATTGCTGTATACCCTCCGCAGTCCCTGACTGAAGAGCATGTTGCAACGCTGGAAGACTATACGATCCGCCTGGCAAAAGGACTGAATATTAAAGGATTAATTAATATTCAATACGTCATCTCTAAAGGTGAAATTTTTGTACTTGAGGTCAATCCGAGATCAAGCCGTACCGTTCCGTTTATGAGTAAAATTACAGGTATTCCAATGGCTAATATGGCGATGAAAGCAATACTCGGTGAAAAAATCAGTTCGTTTGGCTATAGTACAGGACTCGTTCCGCAAAAAGAAGGTGTATACGTAAAAGTTCCAGTCTTCTCATTTGCGAAACTGAAGCGTGTTGATATTACGCTTGGACCGGAAATGAAGTCCACAGGTGAAGTGATCGGTAAAGATGAAACATTAGAAAAAGCATTGTATAAAGGGCTTACTGCAGCAGGAATGAATATTAAACATCATGGCTCTGTTCTGTTAACGGTAGCAGATAAAGACAAGGAAGCGGGTACAATGCTTGCTGAAAGATTCCACCGCCTTGGCTATCACATTCTTGCAACTGAAGGAACCGCACAGTCATTTAAAGAAGCGGGAATTCCGGCTGAGCCAATTAATAAAATCGGTGAGCAGGGCAAGACGCTGATTGATGGCATTCAGTCAGGCGAAATCCAGCTCGTTGTCAATACGCTGACAAAAGGCAAGCAGCCTGCAAGAGACGGTTTCAGAATCCGTCGTGAGTCAGTTGAAAACGGAGTACCATGTCTGACATCACTCGATACAGCAGAAGCCATGCTGCGTGTACTGGAGTCAATGAACTTTACAATGGCACCAATGAGCCCTGTGAAAAAGGCGGCACTTGTATGATTAAAGTCGAAAAAATGAAAATTATACAGCAGACTGAGATTGCTGAAAATATTTTTAAAATCAGTCTGAAAGGGTCACTAGTCAATGAAATCTCAATGCCGGGGCAATTTGTCCATATCAAGGTGAATACTGCAAATGATCCGCTGTTAAGAAGGCCAATCAGTATTTCATCGTATGACAAAAAAAATCAGATAATGACCCTGATTTACAGAGCTTCCGGGCTCGGAACCCGGGAGCTTGCAAATCAGTCAGAAGAAATAGATGTAATGGGGCCGCTTGGCAGCGGGTTCCCGATTGAACAGGCAGAAGGACAAACTGCGATATTGATTGGAGGCGGGATCGGAGTCCCGCCTCTCTATGAATGTTCAAAGCAGTTAAAAAATAAGGGGTTTAATGTGATTCATGTCCTCGGTTTTGAAACAAAGGATACAGTCTTTTACGAATCAGCGTTTAAGGAGCTGGGTCCGGTGTACATCACAACTGCAGATGGCTCCTATGGGACAAAAGGATTTGTCACTGATGCCATTACTGAATTTGACCTGAAGGCAGATGTGTTTTTTGCATGTGGTCCTGTCCCGATGCTTGGTGCAGTTGAAAAGCAGCTGAATCATATTCCCGGATACATTTCGATGGAGCAGAGGATGGGGTGCGGGATCGGAGCCTGCCTTGCGTGTGTATGCACTGTGAACGGTCCGGAGCTTTATAAAAAAGTATGTACTGATGGACCGGTTTTCAGAAAGGGGGAGTTAGTTTATGGATAAGCTCAGCATCAAACTGCCAGGTCTTGATTTGAAAAACCCTGTCATGCCGGCATCAGGCTGTTTCGGATTTGGCCGGGAATACAGCCAATTTTACGATTTAAGCCTGCTCGGGTCTATTATGGTAAAAGCGACAACGCTTGAACAGAGACTGGGTAACCCGGTCCCCCGTGTAGCAGAGACATCGTCTGGTATGCTGAATGCAATCGGGCTGCAAAATCCAGGTCTGGAAAAAGTCATCAGCACAGAGCTCCCATGGCTTGCGCAATATGATCTGCCGGTGATCGCAAACGTTGCCGGGTCAATGACTGAAGATTATGTTGCGGTAGCGGAGAAAATTTCCCGGGTTGAAAACGTGAAGGCACTTGAGCTCAACATTTCCTGTCCGAATGTGAAAGAAGGTGGCATCGCATTTGGTACTGATCCGGAAATTGCTAAAGATCTCACTGCCAGGGTCAAAGAAGTTTCTTCAGTCCCTGTATATGTCAAAATGTCACCAAACGTCGCAAACATTTCCGAAATGGCACTCGCAGTGGAAGAAGGCGGGGCGGACGGACTGACCATGATTAACACGCTGGTTGGGATGCGTCTTGACCACAAAACAGGTAAGCCTGTGATTGCGAATAAAACAGGCGGACTTTCAGGTCCTGCGATCAAGCCGGTTGCACTCCGGATGGTGTACGAAGTAAGCCAGGTGTCAAACCTTCCGATCATTGCTATGGGCGGCATCAGTTCAGCATGGGATGTCATTGACTTCATCTCAGCGGGTGCAAGTGCCGCAGCAGTAGGCACTGCGAACTTTGTT
This genomic window contains:
- the carB gene encoding carbamoyl-phosphate synthase large subunit, which encodes MPKRTDIKTILVIGSGPIIIGQAAEFDYAGTQACLALKEEGYRVVLVNSNPATIMTDTEIADKVYMEPLTVEFISRIIRMERPDALLPTLGGQTALNLAVELSESGILEECNVEILGTKLDAIQQAEDRDLFRKLMNELNEPVPESEIIHNLDEAFAFVQEIGYPVIVRPAFTLGGTGGGICNNEEELIEVVTSGLKYSPVTQCLLEKSIAGFKEIEYEVMRDKDDHAIVVCNMENIDPVGIHTGDSIVVAPSQTLSDREYQMLRNCSLKIIRALGIEGGCNVQLALDPDSFQYYIIEVNPRVSRSSALASKATGYPIAKLAAKIATGLTLNEMINPVTGTSYACFEPALDYVVTKIPRWPFDKFESAKRNLGTQMKATGEVMAIGRTLEESLLKAVRSLENNVYHLEIEQNDAEWVERRIRKAGDERLFYIGEALRMGVSIKEIHDWSKIDFFFLNKMNNIVQFEKVLREDQSYEALYKAKRMGFSDKTIAALWNMSEEDVYNRRKAEGLMPVYKMVDTCAAEFESETPYFYGTYEDENESVVSSRKKVIVLGSGPIRIGQGVEFDYATVHSVWAIKEAGYEAIVINSNPETVSTDFSISDKLYFEPLTLEDVMHVIDLEKPEGVVVQFGGQTAINLADGLSKRGVKILGTSLEDVDRAENRDEFEKALKTLSIPQPEGKTAVSEEQAVVIAGEIGYPVLVRPSYVLGGRAMEIVYHEEELRQYMNTAVKASPEHPVLIDRYLTGKEIEVDAISDGETVCIPGIMEHIERAGVHSGDSIAVYPPQSLTEEHVATLEDYTIRLAKGLNIKGLINIQYVISKGEIFVLEVNPRSSRTVPFMSKITGIPMANMAMKAILGEKISSFGYSTGLVPQKEGVYVKVPVFSFAKLKRVDITLGPEMKSTGEVIGKDETLEKALYKGLTAAGMNIKHHGSVLLTVADKDKEAGTMLAERFHRLGYHILATEGTAQSFKEAGIPAEPINKIGEQGKTLIDGIQSGEIQLVVNTLTKGKQPARDGFRIRRESVENGVPCLTSLDTAEAMLRVLESMNFTMAPMSPVKKAALV
- a CDS encoding dihydroorotate dehydrogenase electron transfer subunit; its protein translation is MIKVEKMKIIQQTEIAENIFKISLKGSLVNEISMPGQFVHIKVNTANDPLLRRPISISSYDKKNQIMTLIYRASGLGTRELANQSEEIDVMGPLGSGFPIEQAEGQTAILIGGGIGVPPLYECSKQLKNKGFNVIHVLGFETKDTVFYESAFKELGPVYITTADGSYGTKGFVTDAITEFDLKADVFFACGPVPMLGAVEKQLNHIPGYISMEQRMGCGIGACLACVCTVNGPELYKKVCTDGPVFRKGELVYG
- a CDS encoding dihydroorotate dehydrogenase — protein: MDKLSIKLPGLDLKNPVMPASGCFGFGREYSQFYDLSLLGSIMVKATTLEQRLGNPVPRVAETSSGMLNAIGLQNPGLEKVISTELPWLAQYDLPVIANVAGSMTEDYVAVAEKISRVENVKALELNISCPNVKEGGIAFGTDPEIAKDLTARVKEVSSVPVYVKMSPNVANISEMALAVEEGGADGLTMINTLVGMRLDHKTGKPVIANKTGGLSGPAIKPVALRMVYEVSQVSNLPIIAMGGISSAWDVIDFISAGASAAAVGTANFVNPFVCKEIIEELPGILDELGADHIHDLKGRAWKVGEIANHRA